Proteins from one Entomospira culicis genomic window:
- a CDS encoding M23 family metallopeptidase — MKKDENGSKKRRFSLFNAIKQSWQHWRRPLTIMLAPHDEGKVLSFRVSILSLWVFGFLFVGLFFFVILFSTSNYQLTQKIDNQDASILKIMDESQKLWQAVGPLPAITEVLEGTISTIDRDFGHTALAHLSEQGGDLEGGTVSSRGAQSAQDLGIQKIEDSIRTIEDTIPLIATLGELLDTQKQFLSEIPTAWPVISRRGTITMLFGPGRDPFTDGWQFHTGVDIAHSVGTPVVAAADGVVVRTSYNAGGYGNIVYVRHNYGFYTRYAHMQRYTVVEGQRVKQGEQLGLMGATGRATGSHVHFEVLLGTEARDPMQYLSIIDSSLVGYIRIRN, encoded by the coding sequence GGCGTAGACCTCTAACCATCATGCTTGCACCCCATGACGAGGGGAAAGTGCTCTCCTTTCGTGTCTCGATTTTGTCATTGTGGGTTTTTGGGTTTCTCTTTGTGGGGCTCTTTTTCTTTGTGATTCTCTTCTCCACATCCAACTACCAGCTTACGCAAAAGATCGACAACCAAGATGCTAGCATCTTAAAAATTATGGATGAATCGCAAAAACTTTGGCAAGCAGTGGGTCCCTTACCAGCAATTACCGAGGTATTAGAGGGAACCATTAGCACCATCGATCGTGATTTTGGGCATACTGCCTTAGCGCATCTAAGTGAGCAGGGTGGAGACCTTGAGGGTGGCACTGTTTCTTCGCGGGGTGCTCAGAGTGCGCAAGATTTAGGCATTCAAAAGATCGAAGATTCTATTCGTACGATTGAAGATACGATACCGCTTATTGCGACCTTGGGGGAATTGCTTGATACGCAAAAACAATTTTTATCCGAAATTCCTACTGCATGGCCAGTGATTAGTCGTCGTGGTACGATTACCATGCTCTTTGGTCCTGGGCGTGACCCCTTTACCGACGGTTGGCAATTCCATACGGGGGTTGATATTGCGCACTCTGTCGGTACTCCTGTAGTCGCTGCGGCTGATGGTGTGGTCGTGCGTACCTCTTATAATGCTGGAGGCTATGGAAATATTGTCTATGTGAGACATAATTATGGTTTTTATACACGCTACGCGCACATGCAACGTTATACAGTGGTAGAAGGACAGCGGGTAAAGCAGGGCGAACAGCTGGGCTTAATGGGTGCCACGGGACGGGCTACGGGATCTCACGTGCATTTTGAGGTGCTTTTGGGTACAGAGGCGCGCGACCCGATGCAATATCTTTCGATCATTGATTCCTCTTTGGTCGGCTATATTCGCATTAGGAATTAG
- a CDS encoding bactofilin family protein: protein MAGRDEFVNSIVGEGSTFSGSVELKGILRVDGDFSGSIVCSEKVLVSKTGRVKSSIRARVVVIGGAVHGDIVAEERVTILSTALVIGSVKTPQILVEEGVFLHGFCHVEAGAGSASQHLLPSETKPSNAFFSVDWQKLGNKP from the coding sequence ATGGCAGGAAGAGATGAATTTGTCAATTCAATTGTAGGTGAGGGATCCACGTTCTCTGGATCGGTAGAGCTCAAAGGGATTTTACGCGTTGATGGAGACTTTTCCGGATCGATTGTCTGTAGTGAGAAGGTCTTAGTGAGTAAAACGGGGAGAGTAAAGAGCTCGATTCGCGCAAGGGTGGTGGTGATTGGCGGTGCCGTTCATGGCGACATTGTTGCCGAAGAGCGTGTGACTATTCTCTCTACGGCGCTGGTGATAGGGAGTGTGAAGACTCCCCAGATTTTGGTAGAAGAGGGCGTTTTTTTGCACGGATTTTGCCATGTAGAGGCGGGAGCAGGCAGTGCGTCTCAACATCTTTTACCTAGTGAAACCAAACCAAGTAACGCTTTTTTTAGTGTTGATTGGCAAAAATTGGGGAATAAGCCTTAA